A genomic region of Pseudoxanthomonas suwonensis contains the following coding sequences:
- the nirD gene encoding nitrite reductase small subunit NirD yields MSGTEAWVRICLLDDIPLLGARVLQREGGDDIALFRPAEARVFALADRCPHKGGPLSQGIVSGDTVTCPLHGWNIGLDSGQACAPDVGCARRYPVQVRDGEVWLSLLPAAQADAVVEAAA; encoded by the coding sequence ATGAGCGGAACCGAAGCCTGGGTGCGCATCTGCCTGCTTGACGATATCCCGCTGCTGGGCGCGCGCGTGCTGCAGCGCGAGGGTGGCGACGACATCGCCCTGTTCCGGCCCGCCGAAGCGCGCGTGTTCGCCTTGGCCGACCGTTGCCCGCACAAGGGCGGGCCGCTGTCGCAGGGGATTGTCAGCGGCGACACCGTGACCTGCCCGCTGCACGGCTGGAACATCGGCCTGGACAGCGGCCAGGCCTGCGCACCGGACGTGGGCTGCGCGCGCCGCTACCCGGTGCAGGTGCGCGACGGCGAGGTGTGGCTGTCGCTGCTGCCGGCAGCGCAAGCCGATGCTGTCGTGGAGGCCGCCGCCTGA